The sequence AGGTTGTAATAAATTCTAACTTAATTATAAATAAcgctttttgtatataaattatgaGAATAAGTACAGTTTTTGAATAACAATGCACTTTCAGTTAGAAAAATTAGAAAACTCCCAGTTATCATTTgtgttaattgaaaatcctcttttttgttcctttttagtttttttgtaggGTTGATTAAttcttttaagtttaaaaacaaacGTTGTCTGCATATTTCAAGACATTATTTCATACAAttgctatccattcgtttgatgtgaatAAGCTTTTGAATTGCCATTTGTTTTGAGAAGTTCCGTTTTAAATTCTCCAAGCATTGTATtcaaaactggatttttttttgtacagtaataagaccgttagttttcttatttgaattgttttacatttgtgatttcgggTCCTTTTCTAGCTGAATATGATATTTGAgcttgctcattgctgaaggtcttacgatgacctgtagctgttaatttctgtgtcagtttgtctcatttgcaatcatacacCATCTTTTTTGTATGTTAAGGGCTAGCATCAGATCGAGTTAGATAAAGAATCGCCAAACATGATTTCTACTTTTTTTACTCACAATGGATTACATCGCAATACACAACCAATGTcgttattttgtattatatcgTATACGCGTTGATATCCTCCAAATTCAAAACTACTGGCTACACCAGAAAGATAATATACATATACTACTGCTTTGTTTAAAACTACATGAAAAACAcgaaactgatttaatttatcGACTCTCGACCAAAATGAAGTACAAGAGGACAACAATACTAGGACGATTACATCTATGTTTTTCACTAAGATACATCTTATTAATTAGTTTGTTTCAAATTTACTTGTTTTTTATTGTGGTTTTGTTTAAAACTCGTTCACAAACTTAAGTTAATCTGTTTTACTTGATAAACTTTCCTTCAAAAGTAAAGAGGaaatatattactttaaaaaaaatttaccatTAGTGCATAGTGACAATTATCTAACATTAAGGTGACACATTTTTGCAAACtctgtaaaaacataaaatctattacgttagctgtatttggcaaaacttttgggaaattTAGTCCTCAATACTTCGCACTTCTTTgaggcctttttaactttttttattcgatcGTCACTAATGATTCTTTAGTTGACAAAATAAGCGTCTggagtaaatacaaaatttaatcctggtatatatgatgagtttacttCAATAATATACACTTTATGAGCATGCTATTGTTTGTTCTTCTGTATCTGATAGTATGTCGTTGGTGGTATAATGTTTTATTCAAGAATCTATTCATGTCAAGTTTTCGAAAGAGGAGGAATCACCGGCTGGAAGCCCGCTATAGGGTATAAAATATTGCGGCAGCTCTTAAGCAACTACGATGAACGAGTATCATCAAAAAAAGGGAATCTGCCAGCAAAGAAAAAACCTTTAGGCAGAATACTACATTTTCTTGTTTCCAACCTAAAGACAAAGGAAGTAATACCAACAGAATGGAATAAAGGCATAATAGTGAAACTAAAAAGGAAGACATTTCTGGAGTTAAATTACTGGCGCATATTCCCCCGAGTCATGCAATCAAAAGTATGATTCGTGAAGAATGTAGTTGTTTAGATTAACATAGGTTCTATGGGTCATATATCATAACACCATAGAACGGTGCATACTCTTGTCAACAGGTGCCTTATTttcaatcataccatatcttcctttttatatagaCTGGAAGAACAGCATTTGACAGTTTAAAATGAGATGATGGGAAATCGTAGAACATTCGGGGTTCCATCAACATTCGTAAAGCTGATAACGATATGCTATGGTAAGTATTAATGCAGTCTGTAACATAATGATCAAATCTGGTTAAATCTCAGTTGGAAAGGGTTCAGACAAAGATATGTGAGCTCTCCTCTCTTCTGATAGACGTCCATTGGTTTATAAGATCAAAGCTAGGAAATCGAAATACCGAAATTACGACTCAATATGTTATTTAGCCACATTGTTACATTTCACAATACCTGCTTGCgaaaaatctataaaacatGTTGATCCAATACAAAATCTAACCAAGAATTAAATAGAATGGCATTAAAGAGAGACATTAGAAAGCATATCTAAATTAGATAGAGATCGATTTGTCACTTCTATAGGgaaaaacatacataaataaacaaaagtgtCACGTATAGGTGGATACAGAGTTGAAAGCGGACGATCAAAAGAAACAAGGATACGATCAATGAATAGTTAGATGAGGTGTTTTGGCTAGAAGCAGAGAAGAAAGCACAATTTAAGACAGAGGGTTACGAAAAGAACTGAAAGAAAGTACATGGCATTTGTGCCTCAAACTAATgatgaaccttgaaaatgagatcaagttCAGATTATCCGTTCCAGAAGGATATGTACACTTTAAAGTTAGTAATGTCAATGAATCGGCAGTAGCGACTACTAGTATCATATTTCTATCTAATACTCGATTCATCGGTTTCAAAAACAACTTAGTTCAAAAAAGCGTATCATAAGTTTGTGCTATATTATCATTCAAAGAGCTTCCGAAATCTTCCGTTCTTTTGTAATACTTTGTGAAGATAAACGGAAGTTGTTTTAGGCCGGGATCTTCAATTAAGCGTGGAGCACCATAGAAAAAAATCGTTCTGTAGaacaaataaaagttaaaaagacaatGAGGCATCTCATTCGTGactttgtattacataataCCGTAGTAAATTAGTTTTCTTTTCGATTATAAATTTAACTGTTGTTGGATATGGTTTGACATTGTAATCGTTCATTTACAACAGGTGTtctattatttgtttaattaaggTATTGTTTACTAAATAGGAAGTGACTGAGCGATTAATTATGAAAGATCACTGAAGGGACAATCATTATCTAGACCAAGATAACGATGAAGTCAGTTTTGTGTCAATTAGGTAACGACCACCAAAGCGTAAAATTCGTATTTATATTGGTTACCATTTTGTTGATACTTTCAAGCACCCGATTATCGATCGATAAAAACAAACGAGTACTCGATTGGCAATTCTTTCTCGGGTTATACTTTCTATATCAAATCATTCCATACTCCTATTATAGTTTTATAGCGTTTGGCAGTGTTTGGGGAACATAGTTGGTCACGAATACGTAACCATGAAATAAGAGCAGGGTCAGGCGAACCTTGAATATAGACCTTCCAATGATTCTACATAACAAAAATAGTTATCCAATCACGgctcaaaataaataatgcgCAGAAATTAATACGACCGCAGAGGACGAACGCCTAAATGTTTGGACAAGTAaagacacaacattcaagcttaaTACAtatctgaatttggattgagaCTAAATATTCGAGAGCATAGATTTTTGACACAGTAAATAGAAATTGAACATTTCCCTTTATGGTTTAATATCCATATTTTTCTGATATAACGAATCAAAGAACTACAAACattcaatttataataaaaatcaaacgaAATTTAATTATGGACTATTCGGACCTCAATGTTGATCAGTTTGATGACAGGACACAAAAATaccaaatcaattatttttaccATATCAAAAACATTCAACAATTGCTGGAATCGATCTCAATTTGAATCCGGACAACttgaaaatttgaatgaaacaaaaaacaagGTTTCAATTTCTGTTAAACTCTAACTAAGTTTTGAAACCTTTGGACCTTAATATgcaccaatttgaaaactggcaTGTCAAAGAATACTGTCCTCAATTTTAAGTACATGGTAAGATTACGCATATTGAAGAACcctaataattcaatttttaatgaaagcAAAAGTTTAATTGTGACCCCTTTTGACTTCAATGGTGACCCATGGGGCACCCATGAATATCCGAAATcataaatacatggttagattcagtaTATTGAAGAACGCCAagaatttaagaatttaaattaaacacAACAGTTATAAAACTAATGAAAATTGAACaatttatacaaagtattaCAGAAGTGTTGTTTTTTGTCCCTTTTCTTCGACCGGTTATTTCGTAATCCCcatcttccttttttttgtACCAAACCTTGTTACAATTGcatagagatccatacacttataCACCATTTATTGTCCAGATAgaagaaaaatgcttgttttgaccACTTATTTTTAAAGAGTTATTACAATAACCATGAAAATTAATCCTAATCGTCCTTAAAGTTGTGTTGTTGAACCTTGTGGGGATATAGAAACTATAGAACATGAGATGTCTTTGGGCATGGATGGAATGAGATGGAAAATGCATATACTTCtgcaaatatcattgacttaacatTGAAGTTTCATCTTAAACGAACATCATCACAAACATTACCACATAAATATGAACATCCATTAGTACACAATTTTCCATGGTGGTCTTACAATAATCAATGATAAATGTTAAGTAATAGTAAAAATGACTTTCATTATGTAAAAGGTTGATATGAAATTGGATAATAAGTGCTTAACAATCCTTGACAAAGACCTTTTTATGTCAACTTGTTAGACTGCCGTCGTCTGTGTTTCTATATTAACTTTTATTGTtctatgtttttatgtttagtGGTTGCACCTTTGACTTTTGCTGTATGATTGTATTATGTtcacaacatttgttttatttgttataaacatatagaaacgagatgtggtatgattgctaatgagacaacgcTCCATCAGACCAACAGATGTAGAAGTTTACAACTATAAGTCATTGCATCAATGAGCAAATcttatactgcatagtcagctattaatgGCCCTATATGAAAAAACAATTCAACCAAGAAAAGTAATGGCCTGATTAAGatacaaaacaatgaatgaaaagaaaatatgatatatgGTATCAATTGTAAGACAACCACATGTTTGTATTTTGACATAtacgaagaaaaaaaaccaacaatacaactgtaaacaataataatttttaatgtttttattttaaaagtgcaaACATATACATCaatgtatttttgaaaacaagaaGATAAATAGACACATGACAAATAATCCCGCTTCAATGAAGGCAAGAGACATTGCGGTTAACATTTTCTGTAAGACTTGAGGTTGTTAGAATAAGGACTAAGTATGGATTTAGGAAATAGGCCTTCATTTACTGGTTGTAATCACTAAGGATACAagtacattgaaatttaaatgcatGTAATTGTGCATGTTTACttaatacaatatattacaaaatattaaacatcaaatttataattaattaacaaataattaaatgcaTACACCATAGAATTAAGTTGCATATGGATTATGTGTCGAAAATCCCCTGCGTATCAAACATATGGATGTTTAGTACctcattaaaaagtatgaagataaaaagtaaaatcacaaaaatactgaatttagaggaacatattacaatacatatataatttcatAGTACAGAAAGTCTATCCTTTCTTACACAATGACCATGTACATATTTGTGAGGACTGAGGGACTATCAATCATGAGATATATAAGGCATAACATGGGTCAATTCTTATCattatgaaatacattttgtaattaggAGTAAATTTCAGCTACTAGTTCTACAAGATGAGATTCtgaatataaaagtaaaaataagaaattggaatgttaaaaaaaaaaatattctacaagtatcttaaaaaattatttacatgtaCTGCAATTGCACATGCGTAGCTTCAAAATATTTGAGTAACCCGTAATGTTTTGTTATACAATCACAGCAGGGCTTTGGGTGAACTGATAAGCTATGCAAAAACAATGGActtacatacatgacataaaaaGAGATTCACGAAAATAGTTAAGGTTTGCTCCTAGAAGATCAAGTTATACTTCTGATCTGCAAGGCTACCCACAGtagtatttatttgtatttaccaaAGCTGACTTTGTGAGTTATCTCTTTAACAGAGTACAGGATGAGTATCAACACCAGATAAATTATTCTGGCCTGCATTGGGCTAAACAATCAATGTCTTACTTCATTTACATAAACTTCAACATAGTATTTCTGGAATATTTAAAAACTGACAACACATAAGATACCTGGAAAATATAGaagaactttttttaaatgtataacagTTTAAGGtatcaatttcaaaaaatattagcaaaaataatttttaaatggaTTTCAAAGCTTTAATACTGGgtaatacaaaattgatatgGTAGTCAGGTATACAACatatatctgacaaaaaaatgtttgctacATTACAATTTCCAATCCATTTATTATATGagttcaataaaaatattttgacctcATCTTATAAGAATATTTTGTCTGACATCTAGAATAGTTAACATAGAGATaagtatattttgttataatgcTGGTCGCTATTGTTCAGTGGTATGATCTTATTTGGAGATGAACCATATTTCATTATGTCTGTTGAAGATCCTGAAGGGACTATCATAGCCTGCTGTGAAGTAAAACTCAGTATGATACTTGCTGGGGTCATTTATAGACTTGATCAATTCCTGGGCTTCCTTGATCCAATCTTCAATCTTCCTATAATACCCTCCAAATTgtctataattaaaaaaacaattatattattcaatatttacatTGCTTTCTGTTCAGAAGTTAGAACTAGCAGTAACCTTTTTGTTTCTTTAGAGTtcttatcttttgattttttcattctTAATGAAGTTGCTGGtctacatgtacataatgttaattcacattgcgataagacgtgtcacagtacttgtctatcccaaatgcgtgtatgtatttggttttgatgttatatttgctattctcgtgggattttgtctgatgcttaatccgtttctgtgtgtgttacattttagtgttgtgccgttgttctcttatattttatgtgtttccctcagttttagtttgttaccccaattttgtttatagtccatggatttatgagttttgaacagcggtatactactgttgcctttatgtatcATAGTCTAAGGTGATTACATAAGAAACATTATATTGtggattcatatttttttgtgggtaccaattttttcgtggattaaggaaaacctgcatatttgtggatattttacatgtttaatttccTGGTTTTGCTGCAGTCTGCATACATCTATAGAAAATTCAtcattcattgaacatttaatttcatggtttaaCTGTACCAACGAAATCCATGTTAATTGGTacccaacaaataataatgatttcACAGTAATCAGACagaatattaaataattttttgaatcttttatttaacaataatatcattagatatttttagaaatttaaacttATAATTAGCCCAAAAAAGTAATAAGGTCAAAAATATGTGATATTAATGcagaaactttttaaaaagtctTAGAAGTTGGAGCTATTTAAAGCCATTGTAAGACCTGTTACTTACCGAACATATGCCCTAAATGTTGGAGCACTCTTTAATGTCACTGTAGAGTCTGTTGGTGCTGGTGGATCTGCGACTTTGTTTGACATGAAGAAAGACATTGTGAAGTTGCTCTCACATGCTGGCCCCTGACCTGGGATAAGTCGAACCAAAACTGGAGCTGTCATGGCTATTTTTTCCtctaaaagaaattatatttattaaatatttatgcaGTTTTAGGTAAATTAATTTACTGATTCAGGGTAATGTTGTCAGGCACTGTAGCCTTTGGGCAACATGCTGCATTATAATTATAAGTAATAATTAAATGTGTGACCAGCATGACAAATGATTAGTACCCTTTTATAGAACAAAATTCTACTGAGCTTTAAAGGTATCAagaaatcaatacattctgcAAATTAGGAATATCTGGACACATTGAAGATCAAGAATTCCAAAGTAAATCAAAAAGTATATAGCACATCTCTTTAAAACGTATAATGATTTCTTGAATGTTTGCTGTTGTTGTTATGCTTGCTAATACCAGTATATAATTTGGCATGTGACTTTTTCACCATCTTTCATTTCTATAAAGCactataatatatgtttatgacaaCTATAATTATAGGAACTATAATTAATTCAttgaaacttcctgtttatTTAACCTGGTTACAAAGTTGAAACTGTGGCTAATTACCAAGGTCTGTCACCCTAAAGACATGGACAAATAGTGAAAGATAATAAATGGACATGATTTACattatatagcatgtatagtgaAAAGTTCTAAATCAATGTTTGTACTGTAATTACTGTTAGtgaaaattcagcaattttggATCATTTGTATACATTGCCTTACTTTTAGCATTTTTCCCTTGGATATATGcaaataatttcataaacatCTCGCTGCTTGCTTTGCTGTAGTCTATTCCAGCTAGGGCAGTGGACACCCAGTGTGTGGCTGTATATTCTCTCAACTCATAGCCCTGAAATTGTCAAATTATTCTAGTTGACGAAAATCATAAATGATTAGAAAAAGAATTGTTTGAATATCTTACTAATCATGATATCTATTATCATGAATTATCCTGATTATAGACACTAAGATAATGTTCTTTTGTATGTATTATGCTGTAAATTACAGATAGTATAATGTTGCCTTAACTTTTTTCTGAACTTATGAACTGAGCACATCTTTCTTACATCATTGATCAAGTGAAGTTTACTGAAGTGTATACATGTAAAttataatgaattaaatattttaagttaCCATGAAAACTGTCATATCACAGTATGGGAAAAAGTCAGCTCAAATCTTACATGAATTAAGgttaagtttaaaatgttcaTAGATGCAAACAGCATCATGTATAacagataatatatatatgtattatacagTATATCAGTGTTGAAGGCCTCACTGTGACTTTGATATGAATAGCAATTAAAGAGCTTTTCCAttgctttttgtgtgttttggcTGTGCATGAACTGTATTTCTGTCTCGAATGGATACCCCAAATCCCTTGATTTGCTATTAAAAAAACCATTACACAAAAACAAGGAATTTGGGGTTAGATCCATTAGTCGAGTGTtgcagttatcatggttatagtcattatacattgtaattctacaaataacatgaatattaAGGATCAGCgttaacacttttaaaaattgttccaTAAAAGATCTTCTAAgtcaaataaaacttttatatctTATGTATAACAGATCATACCGAACTAGATTCTATGACTTTGTATTCAGGGCAGTCAAGTTTGTTGCAAAAATCTGGTTTCTTTTGAGGTTCAATCTCATTGCTAGGAAGAACTTTTATCATCCTGGGCTTGTAGAACAGTTTTTCTCCTTGGCAAATAACTGCCATCAGGAGGACAACTGCTAGTTTTATTAACATgctgcaaaaaagaaaaatcatcaCGTTAatgtctttcaaaaaaatatacagtatACCCAATAAGCCTAGTCCTTATAAAAACCTAGCTTAGACCAACAGTGATTGGAGAATCCCATATTAAACTTCTAACTTTAATTCAATCTTAAAAGAATTTAAACAATGTAAAAACCTGAGAACAAGACGtacctgaaatatatatacaatgtttgaaaatttgaaaataattataaagtgATACTAACAAGaatgcacacgctgaaatgtttCGCCTTCTTACTAATTcagatattatgttgatagtcctaaatataaagcttaaatattataacaacttattgtcacataaactcaacattaacttAGAAAACTAAACAGTAAACATTGATCTatacatgaaaatgaggtcaaggtcaaataaaacctgtgtgactgacatatagatcataaaatatttccatacaccaaatatagttgacctattgcataaagtattagaaaaatacaccaaaactcaaaaacttaactttgactactgaactatgaaaatgaggtccagGTCAGaggacacctgtcagctagacatgtacaccttaaaatcaatcaatacaccaaatatagtagacctattgcaaaaagtataagaaaaacagaccaaaacacaaaaacttaccTATAACCACTGCAcatgaactatgaaaatgagatcaaggttaaatgacacctgccagttggacatgttcaccttacagtccttccaaaCACCGAATGTACTAGACCTTTTCTTATAGTATCTGACATATGGACTttaccaccaaaacttaaccttgttctctgatccatgaaatgaggttgaagTCAAGTGAAAGTTGTCTGACTGGCACAAGGACCTTACAAAGTATGCACATACATtgtaccaaatatagttatcctattacttataataagagagaattaaaaacattacaaaaaatctgaactttttttcaagtagtcactgaaccatgaaaatgaggtcaagggcaTTGGACATGTGATTGACGGAGAGTTCacaacatgaggcatctatatatacaaagtatgaagcatacaggtcttccaccttctaacatataaagcttttaagaagttagcttaCTCTGGCGGGGGCAGCTACGGATCACTATCCTCTGTTACATATAtagagctttctgcaacaaaagttgcaggctcgacaaaaaaatgGCAACACCAATGAACTGAATAAATTTCatcataataataaagttttGTAGACTATGACATGTCATGCATGTGTGAGGTGTACATGGTGTAAGGGGAGTAAGAACAACAGCATTAGCCATGTTATCACTTTCAAttcatttgtgaaaaaaaaatcaactgcaATTTATCTTTTACAGGTTTTAAATTAACACAATATGCACAATGCAACTGTagaaaatttgttgaaatgtcAGTcgtcaaaatcttcaaattatattttttttgttacaagtttttttaaaaattaaagcgTATTTAAAACTAAGAAATAGATTTCTGTAAAACATTACTCATGATTCTGTTTGACAAAAGAGCAAGTAGGTTGGGGACAACCCACCAACTTACGAACTATTCCTCAAATGAGTAACACTTAACACCTCACTTGCATGACTTGAATAATCATTTGTTCATTTGATAAagctaaaaactaaatattcttaaaacagGTCTCTTTACTTAACATGcttaacatatacatgtagcacaAATTCATAGATGGAACAACTTCTTCCAAAGAACAAGATTTTTGTTGTGGGCTTCTAAAAAGTTATAGAGGTTTGAACATTATCAATTTTTCGAAGTTTTTATGGAAAATTTGCTgcatttttcatgaatatttgtaagaaaaaaactttagagaatttgaagaaattttctttagCACTAACAAACCTATCCTCAAATGAGGGATTCTCACTCGTCTTGGGAATAGTTCCCCATTTGGTGAGTTGTACCATAACAAGAAAATGTAAGcctataatattataaaagaatatgtactGCATGGCCACTCTCTCAAATCTCTTAATTCTGCAAAGTACCTTCGATGCACCATCAACTCCAATTTAAAATGGAATGAACACATCAAAAACATATGTGTTAAGGTAAACATATGACCATAGGCTTCCTCAAACGTAACTTGAACATCAGTAACAGAACAATAAAAGATACTGCATACAAACATTTGACAAATCACTTATAAAACCAACTCTAGAATATGCATGCACAAGTCTGGGATCATATAtctacaaaacaacaaaaaccaaCCTGCTGGAAATGGTACAGAGAAGAGCCACCAGATATGTCACTAACAGATATCATAACACATCATCTGTTAGTGACATGCTTAACCAACTAGAATGGAAAACCCTCAAAGACTGTAGGAGAACATTAAGGCTTACAATGATCGATGTATAAACTTGCCAAAGGGATGGTGAAAGTTGACACCAGTACTGTACAATACTCTCCTTCCACCATATAGGCAATCCAGAAATATCAACACTAATAGATACCAAATACCTTCTTGTAGGACCCAAGTGTGAAAGGAATATTTTTACCCAAGACTTGCCTATATGAAATGAACTAGATCAACACCAAGgccacaattaaaaatattttggtttgcccaaacacTTAACCCTGAGGTTAAGACAGTCGGTAGTTAGGGTTTGGGCAATCGAACCCATTCTTTTTATGgctaaagatatttttaaattcattgtaTAAATGATGCATAGCACAATTCAAtagtttgtcaaaattttaaatgcacATCCAAAAGTGACAAAATAATCAACTTATTGATGGTGGCCGTGTATTGGCAGTTCTAAGTAGAACTTATCACAGGGATAATCAGGTTAGGGACAATCCTCCAAATGGGGAACTATTCCCCAAATGAGTAACAATCCCTCCCTTGAAATCATCAtgtttatgcaaaaaaaatctttaaaaattgtcttttatcatgtttatatgtttaaattcattttaaagccATTAAAAATGGCactaatttgaagaaaatggaACAACTTTTTGCAaacaactatatttttttaaattttttttttaagttagttATACGTCCTTGGTTATATAGTAGccttgaaaattaat is a genomic window of Mytilus trossulus isolate FHL-02 chromosome 1, PNRI_Mtr1.1.1.hap1, whole genome shotgun sequence containing:
- the LOC134717951 gene encoding heme-binding protein 2-like, producing MLIKLAVVLLMAVICQGEKLFYKPRMIKVLPSNEIEPQKKPDFCNKLDCPEYKVIESSSGYELREYTATHWVSTALAGIDYSKASSEMFMKLFAYIQGKNAKKEKIAMTAPVLVRLIPGQGPACESNFTMSFFMSNKVADPPAPTDSTVTLKSAPTFRAYVRQFGGYYRKIEDWIKEAQELIKSINDPSKYHTEFYFTAGYDSPFRIFNRHNEIWFISK